From a region of the Sesamum indicum cultivar Zhongzhi No. 13 linkage group LG3, S_indicum_v1.0, whole genome shotgun sequence genome:
- the LOC105158300 gene encoding shikimate O-hydroxycinnamoyltransferase, translated as MKIYVKESALVLPAAVTPCVTLWNSNVDLVVCNIHIPTVYFYGPTGAVNFFDPAVLKAALGRALVPFYPVAGRLKRDKDGRIEIDCNAEGVLFVEAESDAVVDDFGDFAPTLELRRLIPPVDYSQGISTFPLVVLQVTRFKCGGVSLGVGIHHIVADGLSALHFINTWSDMARGLDITIPPFIDRTLLRARDPPQPKFEHIEYQPPPTMAIHDSQKINAAPRTVVAILKLTRGQLNTLKAKSKEDGNTVTYSSYEILAAHIWVCACRARGLVDEQKTKLFIATNGRSRLRPPLPPGYFGNVIFTTTPVGVSGELQSKPISYTAGKIHDVLVRMDDEYLRSALDYLEVQPDLMALVRGANTFNCPNLAITSWVGLPIHDADFGWGRPVFMGPGSILYEGLCVVLPSPTNDGSLSVAVSLQEEPMKVFEKLFYDI; from the exons ATGAAAATCTACGTGAAGGAGTCGGCGTTGGTGCTCCCCGCCGCGGTGACGCCGTGTGTCACCCTTTGGAACTCTAACGTCGACTTGGTGGTGTGCAACATCCACATCCCCACCGTGTACTTTTATGGCCCTACGGGGGCGGTCAACTTCTTCGATCCGGCGGTGCTCAAGGCAGCGCTCGGACGCGCACTGGTGCCGTTCTACCCCGTGGCGGGGAGGCTGAAGAGGGACAAAGATGGTCGCATCGAGATCGATTGCAATGCCGAGGGTGTGCTCTTTGTGGAGGCAGAGTCCGACGCCGTGGTCGATGATTTCGGTGACTTTGCTCCGACGTTGGAGCTACGCCGTCTCATTCCGCCGGTGGATTACAGCCAGGGAATCTCAACTTTCCCACTTGTGGTGTTACAG GTAACACGTTTTAAATGCGGCGGAGTTTCCTTAGGTGTCGGAATACATCACATAGTAGCAGATGGACTTTCCGCCCTCCACTTCATCAACACATGGTCGGACATGGCTCGTGGCCTCGACATCACTATACCTCCTTTCATCGATCGGACCCTGCTTCGTGCACGTGATCCACCGCAGCCCAAATTTGAGCACATTGAGTACCAGCCTCCTCCAACCATGGCAATACACGATTCTCAAAAAATCAATGCGGCTCCTCGAACAGTGGTTGCCATCTTAAAGCTAACTCGTGGTCAGCTTAATACCCTTAAGGCCAAGTCTAAGGAGGACGGTAACACAGTCACTTACAGCTCGTACGAGATACTGGCAGCGCACATTTGGGTATGCGCATGCAGAGCTCGTGGGCTAGTTGATGAACAGAAAACAAAGCTGTTTATTGCTACTAATGGGCGGTCCAGGCTCCGGCCCCCTCTCCCACCGGGCTACTTCGGCAACGTGATCTTCACGACTACACCTGTTGGCGTTTCTGGTGAGCTCCAATCGAAGCCCATTTCGTACACTGCTGGCAAGATTCACGATGTGCTGGTGCGGATGGACGACGAGTACTTGAGGTCGGCTCTTGATTACTTGGAGGTGCAGCCGGATCTTATGGCCCTTGTTCGTGGTGCGAACACGTTTAATTGCCCGAATCTTGCGATAACTAGTTGGGTTGGACTGCCTATCCATGATGCGGATTTTGGGTGGGGCAGGCCGGTGTTTATGGGGCCGGGGAGTATTCTGTATGAAGGTTTGTGTGTTGTGTTGCCTAGTCCGACTAACGATGGGAGCCTATCTGTTGCAGTCTCATTGCAAGAGGAACCTATGAAGGTTTTTGAGAAGCTGTTCTATGACATTTGA